A genomic region of Mycobacterium senriense contains the following coding sequences:
- a CDS encoding SDR family oxidoreductase: MEDVLGYAGRHVVVTGAASGMGAATASILLNLGARVTALDVRPTDLPVNRVVEVDLRDRGSIERGAEAIEGPVDAYFGCAGLPGPPFSGLDVLLVNFVGARHLVNLVLPKIPPGGAIAVVASNAAMGWQLELEQLMELVSTDGFDEGKRLCEANDEMGAVGAYPFSKKAINAWVGSRAATLITDGIRLNCINPGPTETAMLPHFVEFAGQNIIDAFVGPIRRRSTAEEQAWPLIFLNSPRSSYINGEALVTDGGFFGAVQSGQLDLSKVFAAPDTASAGS; this comes from the coding sequence ATGGAAGACGTACTGGGATATGCGGGACGCCACGTGGTTGTAACCGGCGCCGCATCAGGCATGGGCGCTGCGACCGCCTCAATTCTGCTCAACCTGGGGGCGAGAGTCACCGCGCTCGACGTGCGCCCCACGGACCTTCCCGTCAACCGGGTGGTCGAGGTGGACCTGCGCGATCGCGGATCCATCGAGCGGGGAGCCGAAGCCATTGAGGGGCCGGTGGATGCCTATTTCGGCTGCGCGGGCCTGCCTGGACCGCCGTTCTCCGGCCTCGACGTGCTACTGGTCAACTTCGTCGGGGCGCGGCATCTAGTGAACCTGGTCCTGCCCAAGATTCCGCCCGGCGGGGCGATCGCCGTCGTCGCATCCAATGCCGCAATGGGGTGGCAACTGGAGCTCGAACAGCTGATGGAACTGGTGTCCACAGACGGCTTCGACGAGGGCAAGCGGTTGTGCGAAGCCAATGACGAGATGGGGGCCGTTGGCGCATACCCGTTTTCGAAAAAGGCGATCAACGCCTGGGTTGGCTCCCGGGCCGCCACGCTGATCACCGATGGCATCCGGCTCAACTGCATCAACCCAGGCCCCACGGAGACCGCGATGCTGCCCCACTTCGTGGAATTCGCGGGGCAGAACATCATCGATGCGTTCGTCGGCCCGATTCGGCGGCGCTCAACCGCCGAGGAACAGGCGTGGCCGCTGATCTTCCTCAACAGCCCCCGATCCAGCTACATCAACGGCGAAGCACTGGTGACCGATGGCGGATTCTTCGGCGCCGTGCAGTCCGGCCAGCTCGACCTCAGCAAAGTGTTCGCCGCCCCGGACACCGCTTCGGCTGGGTCCTAA
- a CDS encoding aldehyde dehydrogenase family protein, with protein sequence MGDRWDYDEMFIDGAWTADDTVGVIEVVDPATEEVIGSAPDAGLKATHAAILAARRAFDDGPWPRTSPRDRAKVLRRFAAILDERHDFLKKLVMTESGSVGFLADIIQVRGTIDIAEWIAEAMELAVRWTEVSPPAGGPTGMAGHAVVREPVGVVAAITPFNFPFFLNIVKVLPALAAGCTVVLKPHQWTPLDAFEIAKAAQDADLPPGVFNVIAGGPEAGAEMTTHPLVDMVTFTGSTATGRAIMAAAAPTVKRLQLELGGKSACIVLDDVPEDHVANMGIISSMIHAGQGCAIQTRMLLPEHLLDAYVEGARKSAASLKVGDPREPDTLIGPLIREQQRARVEAYVQAGLDEGAELVFGGKRPAHLAKGFFYEPTLFINARNDMRIAQEEIFGPVLTAITYKTEDEAIRIANDSIYGLGGGVIAGNTARGFNVARRIRAGNVSVQTVGSPTVNAEALGSSGPGWSADQPGGVGITGVFGGFKQSGIGREWGHHGIEEFTELKSIAWS encoded by the coding sequence GTGGGTGACCGTTGGGATTACGACGAGATGTTCATCGACGGCGCTTGGACGGCGGACGACACGGTGGGGGTCATCGAAGTCGTCGACCCGGCCACCGAGGAGGTCATCGGCTCGGCTCCCGATGCGGGTCTTAAGGCCACCCACGCGGCGATCTTGGCTGCCCGGCGGGCGTTCGACGACGGGCCCTGGCCACGGACGTCGCCGCGAGATCGGGCCAAGGTCCTACGCAGATTCGCTGCCATCCTTGATGAGCGCCACGATTTCCTCAAGAAGCTGGTGATGACCGAGTCCGGGTCGGTTGGCTTCCTCGCCGACATCATCCAGGTGCGCGGAACGATTGACATCGCCGAGTGGATTGCGGAGGCCATGGAACTCGCGGTGCGCTGGACCGAAGTGTCGCCGCCGGCCGGGGGTCCAACTGGGATGGCGGGACACGCGGTCGTCCGGGAGCCGGTTGGTGTGGTGGCCGCGATCACGCCGTTCAACTTTCCGTTCTTCCTCAACATCGTGAAGGTCCTGCCAGCTTTGGCGGCCGGCTGCACCGTGGTGCTCAAACCGCACCAGTGGACTCCCCTGGACGCCTTCGAAATCGCCAAAGCGGCCCAGGATGCCGACCTTCCGCCGGGCGTGTTCAACGTCATCGCGGGTGGCCCCGAGGCCGGCGCGGAGATGACCACCCACCCGCTGGTGGACATGGTCACTTTCACCGGCTCGACCGCCACCGGGCGGGCGATCATGGCGGCCGCAGCCCCTACGGTCAAGCGCCTGCAGCTCGAGCTCGGCGGCAAAAGTGCGTGCATTGTCTTGGACGACGTCCCCGAAGACCATGTCGCCAACATGGGCATCATCAGCTCGATGATTCACGCCGGGCAGGGCTGTGCCATCCAGACCAGGATGCTGCTCCCCGAGCACCTGCTCGACGCGTACGTCGAGGGAGCCAGGAAGTCGGCGGCGTCGCTCAAGGTCGGCGATCCCCGGGAGCCTGACACGCTGATCGGTCCGTTGATCCGAGAACAGCAGCGAGCCCGAGTCGAGGCATACGTGCAGGCCGGTCTCGATGAGGGAGCCGAGCTGGTCTTCGGCGGCAAGCGGCCCGCGCACCTGGCCAAGGGGTTCTTCTACGAGCCGACGCTTTTCATCAACGCCCGCAACGACATGCGGATTGCGCAGGAGGAGATTTTCGGCCCGGTCCTCACCGCAATCACCTACAAGACCGAAGACGAAGCAATTCGCATCGCCAACGATTCGATTTACGGACTCGGTGGCGGCGTCATCGCCGGTAATACCGCGCGCGGCTTCAACGTCGCCCGTCGGATCCGGGCCGGAAACGTCTCGGTGCAGACAGTGGGGTCGCCCACCGTCAACGCCGAGGCCCTCGGAAGCTCGGGTCCAGGCTG
- a CDS encoding helix-turn-helix domain-containing protein: protein MDESTGRALNVLLAKHQIDLTVDEVLDELDSAFAAIPWATTLSATEVDFLRMRVEPQAASVIDAWSADDERRTRAHIAVRQLSSALSGSVSIKEAAAMLGVDRSRVARRITGKALWAFDLQGSRRIPRWQFLGDELLPGLDTIVRAIPRGITPAVLDIFMHTPQPDFDDRTAIEHLAGGGDPALVAGFIADLGRW from the coding sequence GTGGATGAGTCGACGGGTCGCGCGCTTAATGTGCTGTTGGCTAAACATCAGATTGATCTGACCGTCGACGAGGTCCTGGACGAGCTGGACTCCGCCTTTGCGGCCATCCCCTGGGCAACCACCCTGTCGGCGACAGAAGTGGATTTCCTGCGCATGCGCGTCGAACCCCAGGCAGCATCCGTGATCGACGCCTGGTCGGCCGATGACGAACGTCGGACCCGCGCCCACATTGCGGTGCGCCAACTCAGCAGCGCGCTCTCAGGATCGGTCAGCATCAAGGAAGCCGCCGCGATGCTCGGCGTCGACCGCTCCCGGGTGGCGCGGCGCATCACTGGAAAAGCGTTATGGGCCTTCGATCTTCAAGGAAGCCGACGCATCCCGCGCTGGCAGTTCCTAGGTGACGAACTGCTCCCAGGCTTGGACACGATCGTGCGCGCGATACCACGGGGCATCACCCCCGCGGTTCTGGATATATTCATGCACACCCCGCAGCCCGACTTCGACGACCGCACCGCGATCGAGCACCTGGCCGGCGGCGGCGACCCGGCGCTAGTTGCCGGATTCATCGCCGACCTCGGGCGCTGGTGA